In Pseudoalteromonas sp. MM1, a single window of DNA contains:
- a CDS encoding nuclear transport factor 2 family protein: MRLLLTLSLVLVASFSVRAEEPFDLKAFAQHYYKAMTATQAPNADTKELEAYLSLLTDDVGSQHIPYQIDDSRTANGKELMRKGMSFYLGAHTHYESELLNTFIFNDSGFAIRYKNHAKGIHPQSKQPLEYTSVMMEVIEVENGKVAMIRKYHE; this comes from the coding sequence ATGAGGTTACTTTTAACATTAAGTTTGGTATTGGTTGCTAGCTTTTCAGTCCGAGCCGAAGAGCCATTTGATTTAAAAGCATTTGCACAGCACTACTATAAAGCCATGACCGCCACGCAAGCCCCAAACGCCGATACCAAAGAGCTTGAAGCTTACCTTAGCTTATTAACAGACGACGTTGGCAGTCAGCACATACCGTATCAAATAGATGACTCTCGCACAGCTAATGGCAAAGAGCTAATGCGCAAGGGCATGAGTTTTTATTTAGGCGCGCATACCCACTATGAAAGTGAGCTACTTAACACCTTTATATTTAACGATAGCGGTTTTGCGATTCGTTATAAAAATCATGCTAAAGGCATTCATCCACAAAGCAAACAACCACTAGAGTATACCTCAGTAATGATGGAAGTAATTGAGGTTGAAAATGGTAAAGTGGCGATGATCCGCAAATACCACGAATAA
- the hrpB gene encoding ATP-dependent helicase HrpB, giving the protein MLPVQNIYQQLVTTLQSNPITLLQAPPGAGKSTWLPLQLMRDGHFKRIVMLEPRRLAARNIANYLAQCQNENVGQSVGLRVRGESKVSSNTRLEIVTEGMLTRMLQNDPELSDIDLLIFDEFHERSIAADTSLAFALETQSALRDDLTILLMSATLDTERYTQFFDCPVIQSSGRSYPIDEIYIPIKDESRWLDAISALIKQALNEQSGSALVFLPGQFEILRVQQALNDLPGNCLVATLFGEQDKANQQAAIAPAPKGMRKIVLTTNIAETSLTIEGIRIVIDSGKRRAATFNLKTGVTELTTQSISRSSAVQRAGRAGRIEPGVVYRLGSKQTFERRNSHDNPEILTSDISQLMLEAKQWGANISELTLLDTPTAQQCTQAMSLLTMLEAIDAKGKLTKLGSNMLGFGADIRLAHMLLKAQALETELPGIYRLALYLVALLESRINSANELSLALHSQQQRPHPVFKQQLKYWQSRLKVTDSNSELNTEYLGLLVALAYPDRIAKKRGNGYLLANGAGADLNPDYWHNDDYLAITTMGGHKGTRIFAATALSPFELQEYLPHLFTTLTRCEFDEKTARFIHQDEVKLGAITLTSQPSKQKLDKTERAKAWLNLFTKHGFALFNEQPDAQQLLIRMSLASQFMPDTFPAISEQQLIETADNWLGVYLQDIKTLDQLKKFNYFEALQNCFDWPQQTALKTLLPLRLTVPSGSNIKINYQLDGPAKLSVRMQEVYGLTSTPMLANGKLPLLMELLSPGKRSLQLTQDLAHFWASSYRDVQKEMKGRYPKHFWPDDPANSVATNRVKSKM; this is encoded by the coding sequence TCGTGTACGCGGTGAGAGCAAAGTAAGTAGCAATACGCGCCTTGAAATAGTTACAGAGGGCATGCTTACTCGCATGCTACAAAACGATCCAGAACTTAGCGACATTGATTTACTGATATTTGATGAGTTTCATGAACGCTCAATTGCAGCCGATACCTCACTGGCCTTTGCTTTAGAGACCCAAAGTGCACTGCGTGACGATTTAACCATACTACTTATGTCGGCGACCCTTGATACCGAGCGCTATACGCAATTTTTTGATTGCCCCGTTATTCAATCAAGTGGGAGAAGCTACCCCATAGACGAAATTTATATACCCATAAAAGATGAAAGCCGCTGGCTTGATGCTATTTCCGCTTTAATAAAACAAGCACTAAACGAGCAAAGCGGCAGTGCGTTGGTGTTTTTACCTGGGCAATTTGAAATATTACGTGTGCAGCAAGCGCTTAATGATTTGCCAGGTAACTGCCTAGTTGCCACGTTATTTGGCGAGCAAGATAAAGCCAATCAGCAAGCGGCGATTGCTCCTGCGCCTAAGGGAATGCGCAAAATAGTGCTTACCACCAATATAGCCGAAACCAGCTTAACCATTGAAGGCATTCGCATTGTTATTGATAGTGGTAAACGCCGCGCTGCAACGTTTAACTTAAAAACAGGCGTAACGGAGCTTACAACACAAAGTATATCGCGTTCCTCTGCCGTGCAGCGAGCAGGGCGAGCCGGAAGAATAGAACCCGGTGTGGTTTACAGGCTTGGCTCAAAGCAAACCTTTGAGCGACGCAATAGCCACGATAACCCCGAAATACTCACCTCAGACATAAGCCAACTTATGCTTGAAGCAAAACAGTGGGGCGCAAATATTAGCGAACTCACCTTGCTTGATACGCCAACAGCGCAGCAATGCACACAAGCAATGAGCTTACTAACTATGCTTGAAGCTATCGACGCCAAAGGCAAGCTAACCAAGCTGGGCAGCAACATGCTGGGTTTTGGGGCGGATATTCGCTTAGCACATATGCTGTTAAAAGCGCAGGCGCTTGAGACTGAACTCCCTGGTATTTATCGCTTAGCACTTTATTTAGTGGCGCTGCTTGAGAGCAGAATAAACAGCGCCAACGAGCTAAGTCTGGCGCTTCATAGCCAACAGCAAAGGCCACACCCAGTATTTAAACAGCAGTTAAAATATTGGCAAAGCCGCTTAAAAGTAACCGACAGTAACAGCGAGCTAAACACCGAGTATTTAGGTTTGCTGGTGGCATTAGCTTACCCCGACCGCATTGCAAAAAAACGCGGCAATGGCTACTTACTTGCCAATGGTGCGGGCGCTGATTTAAACCCCGATTACTGGCATAACGATGACTACCTTGCTATTACTACCATGGGCGGCCATAAAGGCACACGTATATTTGCAGCGACAGCGCTTAGCCCATTTGAGCTACAAGAGTACTTACCGCATTTATTTACTACGCTCACCCGCTGTGAGTTTGATGAAAAAACCGCGCGCTTTATCCACCAAGACGAAGTAAAGCTCGGTGCTATTACCCTTACAAGCCAACCAAGCAAACAAAAGCTTGATAAAACCGAGCGCGCTAAAGCGTGGCTTAATTTATTTACTAAACACGGCTTTGCATTATTTAATGAACAACCCGACGCGCAGCAATTATTAATACGCATGAGTTTAGCCAGTCAATTTATGCCCGATACCTTTCCGGCAATAAGCGAGCAGCAACTTATCGAAACAGCTGATAATTGGTTGGGCGTATATTTACAAGATATAAAAACACTCGACCAGCTTAAAAAGTTTAACTACTTTGAAGCACTGCAAAATTGTTTTGACTGGCCACAGCAAACAGCCCTAAAAACACTGTTACCGCTTAGGTTAACGGTACCGAGTGGCTCAAATATAAAAATTAATTACCAGCTAGATGGCCCCGCAAAGTTAAGCGTGCGCATGCAAGAAGTGTATGGTTTAACCAGTACGCCTATGCTTGCTAATGGAAAGCTGCCACTGCTTATGGAATTACTATCGCCAGGTAAGCGCTCATTACAGCTTACGCAAGATCTTGCGCACTTTTGGGCGAGCAGTTATCGCGATGTACAAAAAGAAATGAAGGGGCGTTACCCTAAACATTTTTGGCCGGACGACCCAGCCAACAGCGTGGCAACGAACAGAGTAAAAAGCAAAATGTAG